In Microbulbifer sp. GL-2, the following are encoded in one genomic region:
- the csrA gene encoding carbon storage regulator CsrA, giving the protein MLILTRRIGENLRIGTKVSVTVLEVKGDLVKVGVDAPKSISVHREEVYLRIQKERIVTNRDR; this is encoded by the coding sequence ATGTTAATTTTAACCCGCCGAATTGGCGAAAACCTCAGAATTGGAACAAAAGTCTCGGTCACAGTATTGGAAGTAAAGGGTGATCTGGTAAAGGTAGGAGTGGATGCCCCAAAATCCATATCCGTTCACCGAGAAGAAGTTTATCTACGTATCCAAAAGGAACGGATAGTGACAAATAGAGATCGCTGA